ttccgcattttaaaagaaaaatttttagaccctgtttataattgattaattagtcccaatgatgattaagaattgattagcgtccgggtccccacagtacgCATCTTATTAGGAGACACATTGTAAAATTTATTGGCATTGTTTTGGAATACACAtagtaaatgttaataaaataacttttctggtttatacataatttatttataatcgcttatttcattttttttaggaATAATAGGCtgtgtatattatgaagatattttgtaaataaaatcacaactcatttggataaagatattgatgaaacaattattgttttttataatttaatccATAACAATTTTCGCATTGAACCCACAAATGCCTGTATTTTTGAGTTGCATCGAGATCATTAGACCCTTCTCTTAGAGTTAAATCACTACTCTTCGCGCGGGTTCGTAGACTGGACCTCATTTCAAATGAGTCAAACACGTGCCATGTCACAAATTTTTTTGTGAATGTGGATTTAGATGaagttattgaattttaaaaaagtttttctcattaaatttattgaatttgatttaaaactttttttagcacatgttataaataataatatatagtttctcaaaaaattaaagaattaaatatgtattacgGTTGGTGGTcgacatcaatacactaaacacgATAATCATCATGTCATTGTTATAAGCTAAcataatctaaaattttgatatatgatagtgattattagctaaaaaaattaatcgacgtgtgttgtatttaagaaatttttttaaaaatagcgaaaaaataatttttataattatattattttttcaatttaaatgtctattcatttttcactattttttaataatatcatcctGTACATCGCACGGGTTTAATactagttttttttaaatattaaagatCAAATATAGAGTTTAAGAAACTTAATATTTTAGAAAAACAAAATTCTTAtccaaatataaataaatttaaaagataaatttgTGTATCACAAAACATCACACGTTTCTTTTCAAAATACAATAAAGGGCCAACAGAAATATCCAAAAATTTTGGCAAGCAAGTGAACGCCGAGTGTCGATCATCAAATCGAGGCAGTGGTGTGATGACTGGCCAAGTGGTGTTACTGTTGACGTGAAGCCAACAATAACAAAATGCTCGTCGCACCAGAGTTTCTAGAAACCATACactctctctcaaattttccaTCGTGATATACATAAATATTACAGTCTGTACAAGATTTTCTTTCTTCGTTATACAGGCTTGCATTTTTTTTCAACTTTCCCCGACTATCTATGCTTGTTTCCTGTCTCAAATATAAAGTCAAGTTAGCATTCTTGTTTTTTCAGTTTTTACTAATATATCTTTATTATTAACTAattaatagaaaaaaaaaatgcaattatgttttaaatgaattaaacaaggacaaattatgaaatttgttttataaacaTTGCTTTTCCCTGAACTCATCTGCCTCCATTTCCACTTTCTGTAATCTGGTCTCGACTTTTTCCAGCTGAATAATTTTTTCAATCTTTGTAAAAAACAAATAAGTTTATATGTCTGAACTGGAAGAAGGATTATATTAGTGCACACTACCTTTTCAGTTACCATCCAATAAATTTTCTTGTCTAACATCTCGATATTCATAGCTTTAATGATGTAATATCACTTGCTGaggattttttttaagaaaataatcCTTTATTGATGGTCTTCTGCTAaatcttatatatataattgacgaagacaaaaacttgtgtgagatgttCTCACGGATcgttttgtgagacagatctcttatttgagtcatccatgaaaaaatattactttttatgctaagagtattaattttaattgtgaatatcggtggtGTTGACCTgttttacagataaagattcgtgagaacgtctcacaagatacttaAATTATTACCAAGAATTGAATGCCTAGTaagctaaaaaaaaaaaactattacgGATGATTAATGTTCCAGAAGCTCCATTGGTATTtcatttacttatttaaattaataataatattttatgtggtttttacatcaaaatattttgataagaATGAAAGGAGGATTTGACTTAGTGCCACGATTTATTTATTGATTCAATGGAGGAATTATGGACTTCGAAATAATGGCCTCCTCCCTTTattgttaaataaattatgaaatgcATTTATTTCTAAACCTATCCATCGATCTAAAAGAAAAAGTATATATTCCACTTCATAAACAAACCaaccaaaaaaaatataatgcataattattataatcctGGAACGAATATTCAGACATTTGATAATCGAatatattacaaaaaaaaattaatgaatgaAATAATTGAAAATCACAACAAATCTTAGATATCAAAGACGCGTGTGGAGAAACAGGAGAGAGAGATAATGAAACTGTCCAGTAGAGAACTAAAAAATAAGCTGAAGGCTCCATCCATACAATTTTCTCCTTCAGTATGTTGTGAAACCTCAAACACCATACGAAAAAGAACCATGCCCTCGACGAGTCCAGGTTCGTCGTGAGTACGTCACACAGCTGGGGGAAGCTCAAGTAGCGCCTGCAACAACCAAGAGGCTAAATCAATTAATCAGACTCAACACTATCCTTGTAGCTCAAAATGGCTTAAAGTGTAAAACAAGAGATACGCCAATGCATGAGAAAGATAATCTTGCATTGGTTTGGTAAACCAATCCTTGTGTTTATACccgttaataaaataaaaaaagctGGCGTCACACGATACTGCTCACAGGATCGGATCGTACCGCCAAGTGAACAAACTCAATACGATGGTTTAGACTACTTAAAATCTAGTACAAGTCCATATCAACCCCTCCAACAGATGGATGGTTCCCAGAGAAGTCCGACAAAGTAACATCTAATTGTGACACAATTCATTAGTTCAAATCCAAGAGATAACATGAGAGAAAAAAAACCGGGAGAATTTTTGCTGCTTTAAGTAAGATTATACCAAAACCAAGGTTCATGGCTGGAAAATTAGTAAGAAACTTACCCAAATTTAGTAGCATTTACACAAAGTTGTTCTTAAGGAGTGTCCTCATCCTGTTCATCAAGGATAACGTACTTCGAAGGACCATCCTCTGTTGTTGAGTGATTGTTTTTCGCTCCATTCTGCAATTTATGATACCTGATATACAAAAGAGACCAAAATCAACAATGTAGAATTTTGCAGCAGCGCTGAAGATTTCCATCAAGACGTGAAGTCGTCCACATTTTTAAAGAGTGGTGAAACTGCGgtcatttatgattttattgtatATTTGCAATAAAAGCATTCAATATAACattaaaatcatgaaaaatatcATGCTTCCCAGTTAGATGTTAATTGACAGGAGAAGTCAGACCATAGATATTGATTGTCAAATTACACGGCTAATCTTTTACAAATTCAGCTTGAAAATATAGAAAATAGCGATTCACTAAGGCACACTTTAGATTTTCCTTCTTTTACATTTTCAGGGTGAACATATGGAACATACTACCTCACAAggcaaacaaattttttttttttttttttttcaaaagtaGAACATTAACATTACACACTGAATGTGAACAAAGAACCCAATACTAAAATCATTGAACACCAAAATCTTCGCTGCTAGATTAATATGGTTCATCACAAGTAAACAATAGGTCAATGGTATGTGTTTTGATTACTGTCTTACTTTTTTTATTCACACACACTCTCGTAATTTAACACATAGTATCTAGATGGAGTTTGATCACTTACTTGTACCAGTTAAACAAACCAACACCAGCCATTATTGTTATGAGGCCAAGACCTTTTAACCATGTGAACTGGTCATGGAAATAGAAGACTGCGACCTGATCAAAATTTCGAAGATTCACAGAATGGCTTTAATATATTGTTTCTACACGAAACTGAATAAAATTAAACTAACTAAACATTAATCTTCCTCACAAATCCAAAATTGTAGTGGGAAAACAAAAGTAAAAACTAAGATTTACGGCAAAATGGAGCATGCAAATTTATACCAATATAGTCACAGCCTCCTTCACCACTCCTGCTATTGTCACAGTTACAGCACTAGTAACTGACACGAGAATAAACTCCGTCAATACCTGCAATAAGACATTAACTCTAGCTTTTCATAGAACAAGGAATTCATATTTTGAAGACAAACAAAACATAAACTGTTGAAAGCAATAATCAATTTGACTTTAATGACGTTATCGAAAATCAAGGAAAACCATAAGTGGTGGACACAAAATACATATAAGACACAGTGGCGACTCTTGATACTGTTCTTGGCTATTTTATGAAACTGTTTTGGGATATCTTCTTGGAATTTCGATATAtccacattttttttattttctttaattgaaAATGTCATGTCATGCAACAATTTTGTTGGACTAGTGATGCCAAATCGCATAGTTTTAGTTATTTTCATGGTGTGAGgtgttttaaaatttgaaattattgggTTAAAATATAACATATCAATATGGTACTTAGAGGAAATGATAAAAAGTTGTATTAAAAACTATAATTATATCAGGAGATATAAAATGAGATGAAAAATACATTTTCCGGATATGTTTGGTTTTTTCGAcaactgaaaatatttttaaaaaacataaaacaaaGACTGCCTGTGCTTTATCGAGTTATTGAGACTGCTCAGATAAATAGTACTCCATCTTTAGAAAAAGTAGAGTAAAAGAATGATACAAAAAATATTTACCATGAAGAAAGCAAGTGTTCCACCAAACAACAATAGAAAACAACTTCTAGTAGTGTGCCACGAGCTGTCAAAATAGCTAGTCATTTTGAATTCGCGCCACGGATCCAACATCAAAGAAAGTAGAGCAGTTGCAATTGCCATAATTGGAGTCAGATAGCTCATCAAAGTGAGTGGATTTTTAAGGCCTTGACACATAGGAAGGAAAACAACCAATTAGTTGGAAAGCCAAACGAATGTTGTGGAATTTGATCTAATTCATCTAATTGTGGCAACTGTGAATTGTATAAATGACATATTTTGTCTGGTTTTGTGGTGGAAAGCAACTATTTTATCATGATCAACATGAAAACCGCCAAGTGATTTGGGACCAAAACATGGTAATTGATTCACAATAATATCTACTCATCGCTTAGTCTCATAGTTACAAGGCGAGAAAAAATTTAAGGCCAGACTGAGGGATTAAATGCACTTACCGTAGACTTCTTTCTTCACGTCAGATTTGATCAGCACAAACCGAGTAATATAACAGAAAAGCAGAGAAGAAGACATGTGAGAACAATAGAAACAAAATGGAAACAAGGAAACGAGATCAGATCAAAACCagaaatttaacaattaaactaGCAAATAAATATTACTCATACTTGGAGGAGAATCTGTGTCATCGTCCATCGAAATCCAGACATAACAGCAGCAAgcataacaaatataaagcccCAAAACTCAAATTCAGTTTCCTTTGCAACTGCATTAATAACAAAAATGTCGGTGGTGAAACAAAGTAATACAAAAACtgatgcatgcaaaatttaTCCTGATTTTCTGATCCTACGAACATTATATTTTGTTTCAGTTAATAACTACTGCTTTGACAGTGCTCCAGAGTTCAAGAGGTGCTGCATTAGTCATTATTTGAAAGTGCAGTTCTGATAATTTATTTGTCAAAAAGCCCTCCGATCAAGTGAAGGTCAGCCTTTACCCAGAATGGAGGAAGAATGTTGCAAAAAAGTATACTTTGCTTCAACATATCACAAAACAATAGTCACATTAATATACCGACATAAATGAACTAGAAGACATAAATGAACTAGAAGTGTATAATTAAAGAATATTCTTACCAGTTAATAATACGCCGACAGAGATGATAAAAATGATGCCTAGCAGCTGCACACTTGGTGACTCCAATCTTCATAAATTTTGCGACAAAAGACAGGTTAAAATGATGAATGACTAAATTTCAACAGAGTGCAGCATATGATTACAGCCTTCACACGAAGAATTGTATCAAATATATTGATCAATTATGGTACTTCATTTAAACAAACTTGCCCAAAAAAACTTAAATTCTAGCATCcttgaaattaaggattttaaatCCATTTTAGCTCTTTGAATCATAATCTTGAATTTCAGCAAATTTAAAATCCATCTCATCACattttaaacttatttattaataatacaTCCAAATTGATGTCATTCGAAATTCAAGCTTAAAATCCTTTTGCCAAATCAAATTGATCCACCCAAATCAATTCCCTCCATCCAATCGTAATCAAAGGTCCTCACCAATCCATGCGTATGTTTGTCTGACTCCCTTCATCCTAATGATATCGAATATACAACCTACTTGcagtttcatttcaggtttaaAATAGTTTGGATTGCCTTTTTCATTGTTTAATGCGAGAACAAATTGAGTTTCCAATATATGTTTCGAAATAATGCTAAATTGTTTTTGTGTTAAAAACGGGGGCAGTTCATGGAAAATACCTGAAAGCAAAGGCAAACAGAAGGAGAAATATAGGCGCCGCCGATTTACACTGCAAAAAAGTAATGGATTTAGCTAAGGACTTTGTGTCGTCTAACTGAAGGATTAACTAACTGATCAAGAgttgatttaaaaaataaaaggtaTGGATCAAGCCTGATGATTCTATTTGAAATTCCTGAATGCATCATCAAATTACAGGAAAACCAAACTAAATTAGAAATAAATAACCAGGAAAGTCTTAGTGAAGCAAGTGTATGCATCAGCCAAGTGCATAAACCAAGTAATAAACACGAGGAAACAAGATGACACTCCCGCCCCATCTAAAAAGGTATGTAAGTCTGGAAGGCCTCATCAAGATCACAATCATAAGTTTTTTTTAGCACTTCAATTTTCTTGTGtagtatttttcaatttttgtttatttttatgcCTCATCGTGAAGCATGTCAATTCTGTATTATCTAAGGATTCAGCGGTCTATTCATAACTTAAAGGTGTGGATTACTACAGTCAGCCACAACACGTCAACAGCCACTAATAGATTTATCCATTGGATATAATTTCCAAGAGAGGCCAGTGGCATTTCTCAACTATCTTACACAAAATCCAAGAAACTgaagttttgaaaattttaattgaaGTATCCAACTCTTAAATCAATCTTCATACAATATGATGGAAGAGAAAAGACCAACCATTGTGGCAAATGTGACTGAGATGAACACCAGGGATTCATTGCTTAGATTAACATCCAATGCAGTGCTGAGAGCCGTTGGTACAACTGAGAAAGGCAAAGGCCCTCTGTAGCATTAGTTTGTTAGAGAAGTTAATGATACTTGCAGCCAGAAGCAAGTTTCTTTAAGAAAGGAGTAAAAACAAACAGTAATATGTTAATTAGCGAGTAGCTTTAGTTCATAGCAAAGGGCCAAAAGTCAAGAGCACGGTGTAGTAAAAGATAACTCGATGAATCATGAGGTTTTGTAGTTTTAGGACTCCGATAATTCTATAAATATTAATACTTGTATTATGCTTATGGTCAAACCTTTGAACTAAACCACATTGTTTAATTATGTTTAATATCGTTTGATCGCGACATTGTACTAGCACGAATATTGTGAAGTAGTATGGTTGACCCCGAAAGAAACAAGATAAATATCATAAGTTGGTATCCCAGTACACAAACAAATACTATCGACAGAAATGGGTAGAAACAATTCTGTCAGGACATCATCCTACATACTTATTACAGACAAAGTTTCACATGACCATCCACGGGACAAAAATTCTGAAACTACATCCCCAAAATAAATGAGAACGTATTTTGATAAACAATGTCGTGCAAATTAAATTCCCATGATCCCATAGTTGTCAAAGGTGAGCGCCTCTTGCGTAGTCAAGCACCTCTCGCGTTGTCAAATGCGAAAGTGACAACGCGAGAGGCGCCACCAGGCAAGGACCCTGCGCTTGAAGTCCTAGGCGCATCGATTCATTAAGGAGAGCCCAGGCGCTTGCCTGGACTAGCCTTGGAAACAAGTGCGCCTGAgtggaatttttttaattacttgtttaaaacaaaAAGCTCAAACTCAAACCCTAGCAATCCAACGCCCAATGCCGAAATTAGAAGAAGAGAGCCCTGAACAGAAGAGCGAGGTGAGGACATCTACATCTAAAACAACTCGAAAGACCAATTTCACGTCTTTTGGATTAAGAAAGGAAGTAAAATTGATgttgattaagaaaatgatgaaAACCAAGAAGAATACAAGTCTGAAAGTTCTGGGGACTCTGATGTTTCGATGGAAGAAGAtgaacttgattttgatgattggggAATTTTAATCATGTTACTGATTACCATGAAATTATTAATCATTCttaaattatttcatatttaatatatttatctaagataaatatatttttaaaaaatttaaaaatgtgtGTCTTGCTTCGGCAAGGCGCACACCTCGCCTCGCGCCTCAGGCTTAATGGCCCTTGTGTGCCTCGGTGTACCCTTGACAACTATGCATGATCCCACCCCCACAAAGAGCGAAAGTAAAAGAATCGTGTAGCTTCTCTCAAACAAAAGTAGCCCAAAAATTATTGCGTCCATGCTACATCGATTGAAGTAAGGACTAAGGACCAAGTAATCTCGTTACCATTATCCAAAAGTAACTTTCGCATTTTCACGCGCAGTTGCTAAATATTCAATACCAACCTAGTTGCAAGTTAAATTTCCATAAttagaaaaagaagaaaaagtaAAAACGAAACAATGCATAAGTGTGTCATTAACTTTGTCCACGTGTTCAGAGATGAAAACGATGGACATTAAATAACAAATAATCAAGCTAACACTGGACGAGacctgcatgaaagctgcaacacttaaaataaataataaatataacagTAAACGATCTTTTTACTACCTCTCACAAAGTAATCCCTCCATGACATGCCAGAGGAATGAAATCTGTCCGACCAAAACCAAGTAATGGCATTTGACAAAACAGCTTGCATGACAAAGTGGACAGTGTTCATCAACAGTGGGGCAGGGAATTTCCCCATGTTATCCCCTAATAAAGTTTTATTATACCTGTTTGAAGTAAATGATAAGTGAGAAACATACTCTTAAAGAAGCAACATCCCAAATTACTAATGATAAAAAAAGGAAGGACTCACAGCGTTAGGATTGTACTGAATGTGTACCAAACCAGTATGAAAAACAATGTTTTCAGCACATCAACAACAGAAATAGGGTTCTTTGTACTCGGCCTAGATGTGCTATTGTAATCCATCCGAGTACTGTCGCTTGTACCATTTTCATATCTTCTATCAATTGCATCACCATTTTCAACGTCAAAAGACAAATAACTCTCATTCTTATTCTCCACACCATTAGTGGAGTTATCATCAATGTCACTACCATGCTCCATCCTTCGTTGAATGTTACTGAAATGGGAACTCTTCCCATTTAAAAAACCATTTTCTGGCATATTCTTCTGAACTAAAGGCAGATCAAAATCCAACGCTAGctcattaaattattattttctaaCTGAGAAGTATGTGTGACATCATCCTCATCGCACCAGCCCGAAAACGAAGGATCCCTTCCAAATCCCAATCCCTTTTCTTCACTCCTTAAACTGTCATTTCCACATTCCTCAACCCTTCGAGTTCTTTCATCACTCTCTACCATTTCTTTCACTACCAACCATTAAAATCACATAACAACCAGGGTAATAAAATATTCTTACATCCGAGTTAGCTAGAATTGTAATATAGAGCCTCAAATCAAGAATCAAGCAAGATaagaaaggaaaaaaagaaacaaaggaaaaaatAATCTTATTCTGAATTAGCTGAAAAACCCCTTATCCCAGAATCTACAGTGCCGCCGCCGAAAATTTTGCCAACATGAAGCAACCGACCAAAAAATCAGATATCTTTcgaaaaaatatgataaaaaatcCCACCTTTAATCATCAGTCAACACCTGTACAACACAAAAAATAGTTAACGTACTTGCTATGGaacaaaaaaacaaatcaaatccaagacaaataaaaacaaaaaaaaaaaaaacaagaaagatATTCAGACCGGTGACACAATAGAAATGAGATCAAGAATGCAGAGCATATAAAGGGATTGGAAAAGAATAATTAACAAAGATTTATAATAGAGAAATGGAAATCAAAACTCACCACGTTTTAATTTGTCTTTCCTTTATGTCACTTATGAATCTCATCAAGAGGAAAAACATGTGTATTTTC
This is a stretch of genomic DNA from Primulina eburnea isolate SZY01 chromosome 11, ASM2296580v1, whole genome shotgun sequence. It encodes these proteins:
- the LOC140804347 gene encoding LOW QUALITY PROTEIN: probable sugar phosphate/phosphate translocator At1g06470 (The sequence of the model RefSeq protein was modified relative to this genomic sequence to represent the inferred CDS: inserted 1 base in 1 codon), with the translated sequence MVESDERTRRVEECGNDSLRSEEKGLGFGRDPSFSGWCDEDDVTHTSQLENNNXNELALDFDLPLVQKNMPENGFLNGKSSHFSNIQRRMEHGSDIDDNSTNGVENKNESYLSFDVENGDAIDRRYENGTSDSTRMDYNSTSRPSTKNPISVVDVLKTLFFILVWYTFSTILTLYNKTLLGDNMGKFPAPLLMNTVHFVMQAVLSNAITWFWSDRFHSSGMSWRDYFVRVVPTALSTALDVNLSNESLVFISVTFATMCKSAAPIFLLLFAFAFRLESPSVQLLGIIFIISVGVLLTVAKETEFEFWGFIFVMLAAVMSGFRWTMTQILLQKEVYGLKNPLTLMSYLTPIMAIATALLSLMLDPWREFKMTSYFDSSWHTTRSCFLLLFGGTLAFFMVLTEFILVSVTSAVTVTIAGVVKEAVTILVAVFYFHDQFTWLKGLGLITIMAGVGLFNWYKYHKLQNGAKNNHSTTEDGPSKYVILDEQDEDTP